From the Anopheles coustani chromosome X, idAnoCousDA_361_x.2, whole genome shotgun sequence genome, one window contains:
- the LOC131269600 gene encoding protein twisted gastrulation-like, whose product MEHTKRTRTVSKTFTFLLGTIGTLLACAQLATGCNEMVCASIVSKCMLTQSCKCDMKSCTCCKECAECLSYLYTECCSCLEMCPKPNETSNELSKQSHIEDLEGFPNLYDVITSEQDAQGRWKVISFPIDIDAALYGPKADGGTKYIVHSTDMDLKQKYDDPNKVTVNCTVAYQAQCMSWNKCKESCRTMGASSYRWFHDGCCECIGQNCLNYGINESRCRDCPENKEHDLDDFAGEDELDYGDSMGPLDNAAIESTNI is encoded by the exons ATGGAGCACACCAAACGCACGCGAACGGTCAGCAAAACGTTCACCTTCCTGCTCGGCACCATCGGGACACTGCTCGCCTGCGCCCAACTTGCGACTGGCTGCAACGAGATGGTGTGCGCCAGCATCGTCTCCAAGTGCATGCTGACGCAGAGCTGCAAGTGCGACATGAAGAGTTGCACTTGCTGCAAGGAGTGCGCAGAATGTCTCAGTTATCTTTACACCGAGTGCTGCAGCTGCCTGGAGATGTGCCCGAAGCCGAACGAGACCTCCAACGAGTTGTCGAAGCAGTCGCACATCGAGGACCTGGAGGGCTTCCCGAACCTGTACGACGTGATCACGTCCGAGCAGGACGCGCAGGGTCGCTGGAAGGTGATCTCGTTTCCGATCGACATCGATGCGGCCCTGTACGGGCCCAAGGCAGACGGCGGTACGAAGTATATTGTCC ACTCAACTGATATGGATCTAAAGCAGAAGTACGACGATCCCAACAAGGTCACGGTGAACTGCACCGTTGCGTACCAGGCACAGTGCATGTCCTGGAACAAGTGCAAGGAGAGCTGTCGAACGATGGGGGCCAGCAGCTATCG CTGGTTCCACGATGGTTGCTGCGAGTGCATCGGCCAGAACTGCCTTAACTATGGCATCAACGAGTCACGGTGCCGCGACTGCCCCGAAAACAAGGAGCACGATCTGGACGATTTTGCCGGCGAGGACGAGCTGGACTACGGCGACAGCATGGGCCCGCTCGACAATGCGGCGATCGAGTCGACCAATATATGA